The sequence CGACCAGCTTCAGAATATCAGGACAGTAATAGTCAACACCGCCGATTTCCCGGGAGCGAACATACCTGAGGGGATGCTGTCGCTACAGGAGCTGATGGAACAGTCTTCTCCTGAAAACCCGGGGATTGACATTCACCCCCTGGATTACGCACGGATGATCTATACTTCCGGCACCACCGGACGCCCTAAAGGCGTGATCTCTCGCCATGCCCTTCCCCGGGAGGGTTCACCCTTTCCCTGGGCCTATTCGGAAAACGATATCCTCTACACTTGTTTGCCCCTGTTTCATGCCAACGCCCTCATGGTCTGCAGCGGAGGCGCTCTCCTGGCCAACGCCAGTGTAGCCTTAGCCCGGCGTTTTAGCGCCAGCCGCTTCTGGGACGATACCCGGAAATATAACGCTACTGTCACCTTTTTCTTGGGAGCCATGCCGGCTATCCTAATGAAGCAGCCGGAAAAGCCCAATGATGCCGACAACCCCATTCAGTGGGCGGTCAGCGCGGCGGTGCCGAAGGACATCTGGGTGGAATTTGAGAAGCGGTTTGGGCTCAGACTGCAAGAGTTTTACGGGGCAGTGGACGGCGGCGGCTTCCTATTTAATCCCGAGAGCAAGCCGGGATCTATGGGGAAAGTTCCAGAACTGTACGAGGCGCGAATCGTGGATGAAGATGGCAACGACTGCCCTCCTATGGTACCGGGAGAGCTTTGGCTCCGCTCC comes from Clostridia bacterium and encodes:
- a CDS encoding AMP-binding protein; protein product: DQLQNIRTVIVNTADFPGANIPEGMLSLQELMEQSSPENPGIDIHPLDYARMIYTSGTTGRPKGVISRHALPREGSPFPWAYSENDILYTCLPLFHANALMVCSGGALLANASVALARRFSASRFWDDTRKYNATVTFFLGAMPAILMKQPEKPNDADNPIQWAVSAAVPKDIWVEFEKRFGLRLQEFYGAVDGGGFLFNPESKPGSMGKVPELYEARIVDEDGNDCPPMVPGELWLRSTDPARRIILTPEYYKDPEEAKLRITEDGWVKSGDFAYRDEEGWYYFVDRKKDAIRKSGENISSWDVERVIEAHPEVLEAAAFGVPSEMGEDEVKVNVVLQPGAKLTAEELIAWCEPRMAYFMVPRYVEFVDSLPKTETHRVEKYKLKQLGVTPNTWDRVKAGYQLRKF